A part of Capsicum annuum cultivar UCD-10X-F1 chromosome 6, UCD10Xv1.1, whole genome shotgun sequence genomic DNA contains:
- the LOC107874924 gene encoding glutathione S-transferase TCHQD isoform X2 translates to MQLYHHPFSLDSQKVRLALEEKGIDYTSYHVNPLTGKNMDAFFFRKNPSGKIPVLQNGSHIIYDTTEIIQYIERIAETVSSGGNSTTLSSDVIEWTHKLQECDSKHFTLFHIPAKYRLYVSKYLRHVIIARMAESPNLASDYHRKLKEAYETDDKMKNVEVLIQSKDHLVKLLDELEVKLGETSYLGGVEFTLANVMVIPVLARLELLKLEDEYINIRPNLADYWVVVKQRPSYKKVIGRYFDGWRKRKHY, encoded by the exons ATGCAGCTATATCATCATCCATTTTCCTTGGATAGTCAGAAGGTGAGGCTTGCTTTGGAGGAGAAGGGTATTGATTACACATCATATCATGTGAATCCTTTAACTGGCAAGAATATGGATGCATTTTTCTTCAGGAAGAATCCAAGTGGAAAGATTCCAGTTTTGCAGAATGGTTCTCACATCATATATGATACAACTGAGATAATTCA GTACATTGAAAGAATTGCTGAAACAGTGTCTTCTGGTGGCAACAGTACCACACTGAGCAGCGATGTCATTGAATGGACGCATAAGCTACAAGAATGTGACTCAAAGCACTTTACCCTTTTCCACATCCCTGCGAAGTATCGATTGTATGTTTCTAAATACTTAAGACATGTAATAATTGCGCGAATGGCAGAATCTCCCAATTTAGCAAGTGACTATCATCGTAAATTGAAAGAAGCATATGAGACAGATGATAAGATGAAGAACGTTGAAGTTCTAATACAGAGTAAGGATCATCTTGTAAAGCTTCTTGATGAATTGGAAGTTAAGCTTGGTGAAACATCATATTTAGGTGGGGTAGAATTCACTCTAGCTAATGTGATGGTTATTCCAGTTCTAGCTAGACTAGAGTTATTGAAGTTGGAAGATGAGTACATAAACATTCGACCGAATTTAGCAGATTATTGGGTTGTGGTGAAGCAAAGGCCTAGTTACAAGAAGGTGATTGGAAGGTATTTTGATGGATGGAGAAAGCGAAAACACTACTGA
- the LOC107874924 gene encoding glutathione S-transferase TCHQD isoform X3, whose translation MRFQIMISNQPITPCKWNRSRKYIERIAETVSSGGNSTTLSSDVIEWTHKLQECDSKHFTLFHIPAKYRLYVSKYLRHVIIARMAESPNLASDYHRKLKEAYETDDKMKNVEVLIQSKDHLVKLLDELEVKLGETSYLGGVEFTLANVMVIPVLARLELLKLEDEYINIRPNLADYWVVVKQRPSYKKVIGRYFDGWRKRKHY comes from the exons ATGCGATTCCAGATCATGATTTCAAATCAGCCCATCACACCATGTAAATGGAACAGGAGCAGAAA GTACATTGAAAGAATTGCTGAAACAGTGTCTTCTGGTGGCAACAGTACCACACTGAGCAGCGATGTCATTGAATGGACGCATAAGCTACAAGAATGTGACTCAAAGCACTTTACCCTTTTCCACATCCCTGCGAAGTATCGATTGTATGTTTCTAAATACTTAAGACATGTAATAATTGCGCGAATGGCAGAATCTCCCAATTTAGCAAGTGACTATCATCGTAAATTGAAAGAAGCATATGAGACAGATGATAAGATGAAGAACGTTGAAGTTCTAATACAGAGTAAGGATCATCTTGTAAAGCTTCTTGATGAATTGGAAGTTAAGCTTGGTGAAACATCATATTTAGGTGGGGTAGAATTCACTCTAGCTAATGTGATGGTTATTCCAGTTCTAGCTAGACTAGAGTTATTGAAGTTGGAAGATGAGTACATAAACATTCGACCGAATTTAGCAGATTATTGGGTTGTGGTGAAGCAAAGGCCTAGTTACAAGAAGGTGATTGGAAGGTATTTTGATGGATGGAGAAAGCGAAAACACTACTGA
- the LOC107874924 gene encoding glutathione S-transferase TCHQD isoform X1, with protein sequence MQLYHHPFSLDSQKVRLALEEKGIDYTSYHVNPLTGKNMDAFFFRKNPSGKIPVLQNGSHIIYDTTEIIQRLNMLFWIIISNQCLDMRFQIMISNQPITPCKWNRSRKYIERIAETVSSGGNSTTLSSDVIEWTHKLQECDSKHFTLFHIPAKYRLYVSKYLRHVIIARMAESPNLASDYHRKLKEAYETDDKMKNVEVLIQSKDHLVKLLDELEVKLGETSYLGGVEFTLANVMVIPVLARLELLKLEDEYINIRPNLADYWVVVKQRPSYKKVIGRYFDGWRKRKHY encoded by the exons ATGCAGCTATATCATCATCCATTTTCCTTGGATAGTCAGAAGGTGAGGCTTGCTTTGGAGGAGAAGGGTATTGATTACACATCATATCATGTGAATCCTTTAACTGGCAAGAATATGGATGCATTTTTCTTCAGGAAGAATCCAAGTGGAAAGATTCCAGTTTTGCAGAATGGTTCTCACATCATATATGATACAACTGAGATAATTCA GCGTCTGAACATGCTATTTTGGATCATCATTTCAAATCAGTGTTTGGACATGCGATTCCAGATCATGATTTCAAATCAGCCCATCACACCATGTAAATGGAACAGGAGCAGAAA GTACATTGAAAGAATTGCTGAAACAGTGTCTTCTGGTGGCAACAGTACCACACTGAGCAGCGATGTCATTGAATGGACGCATAAGCTACAAGAATGTGACTCAAAGCACTTTACCCTTTTCCACATCCCTGCGAAGTATCGATTGTATGTTTCTAAATACTTAAGACATGTAATAATTGCGCGAATGGCAGAATCTCCCAATTTAGCAAGTGACTATCATCGTAAATTGAAAGAAGCATATGAGACAGATGATAAGATGAAGAACGTTGAAGTTCTAATACAGAGTAAGGATCATCTTGTAAAGCTTCTTGATGAATTGGAAGTTAAGCTTGGTGAAACATCATATTTAGGTGGGGTAGAATTCACTCTAGCTAATGTGATGGTTATTCCAGTTCTAGCTAGACTAGAGTTATTGAAGTTGGAAGATGAGTACATAAACATTCGACCGAATTTAGCAGATTATTGGGTTGTGGTGAAGCAAAGGCCTAGTTACAAGAAGGTGATTGGAAGGTATTTTGATGGATGGAGAAAGCGAAAACACTACTGA